One Bacillota bacterium genomic window carries:
- a CDS encoding thiamine pyrophosphate-dependent enzyme translates to MPSLKELSRQPELLTGGHRLCAGCGAPVVVRQALKALDVSLVAANATGCLEVATALYPYTAWRCSWIHSAFENAAATISGVEAAYRSLKRQGKIPGEFRFVAFGGDGGTFDIGLQSLSGAAERGHRFVYICYDNEAYMNTGIQRSSATPLGAETTTTPAGEVIPGKRGHRKDLTAIMSAHDISYVAQVSPSHWNDLVTKMKKAFDAEGPAFINAIAPCPRGWRHDGSLTIEVTRVAVETCYWPLYEVDHGRWRLTYKPRQRKPVEEWLKMQGRFRHLFRPENRHIIDEIQAHVDRKWEELLRRCGEI, encoded by the coding sequence ATGCCCAGCCTGAAAGAACTGTCGCGCCAACCGGAACTCCTCACGGGAGGGCACCGCCTGTGCGCCGGGTGCGGCGCGCCCGTCGTGGTGCGCCAGGCCCTCAAGGCTCTGGACGTCTCCCTGGTGGCCGCCAACGCCACCGGTTGCCTGGAGGTGGCCACCGCCCTCTACCCGTACACGGCCTGGCGGTGTTCGTGGATCCACAGCGCCTTCGAGAACGCTGCCGCCACCATCTCGGGGGTGGAAGCGGCCTACCGCTCCCTCAAGCGGCAGGGGAAGATCCCGGGCGAGTTCCGCTTCGTGGCCTTCGGTGGGGACGGTGGCACCTTCGACATCGGACTCCAGTCCCTGTCCGGCGCCGCCGAGAGGGGCCACCGGTTCGTGTACATCTGCTACGACAACGAGGCGTACATGAACACTGGCATCCAGCGCTCCAGTGCCACCCCGCTGGGGGCGGAGACCACCACCACCCCCGCCGGTGAGGTGATCCCGGGCAAGCGCGGGCACCGCAAGGACCTCACTGCCATCATGTCAGCGCACGACATCTCTTACGTGGCCCAGGTGTCGCCCAGTCACTGGAACGACCTGGTCACCAAGATGAAGAAGGCCTTCGATGCCGAAGGTCCCGCCTTCATCAACGCCATCGCCCCCTGCCCGCGCGGCTGGCGCCACGACGGTTCTCTCACCATCGAGGTGACCCGGGTGGCGGTGGAGACCTGCTACTGGCCCCTGTATGAGGTGGATCACGGCAGGTGGCGCCTGACCTACAAGCCCCGCCAGAGGAAGCCGGTGGAGGAGTGGCTCAAGATGCAGGGGCGCTTCCGCCACCTCTTCCGGCCGGAGAACCGGCACATCATCGACGAGATCCAGGCCCACGTGGACCGCAAATGGGAGGAACTGCTCCGCCGCTGCGGCGAAATCTGA
- the porA gene encoding pyruvate ferredoxin oxidoreductase → MAVQTVTQQKVALTGNEAVAMAMKQINPDVVAAYPITPQTDIVQYFSTFVADGKVKTEFVTVESEHSAMSACVGSCAAGARTMTATSSQGLALMWEVLYIAAGFRLPIVMPVVNRALSAPINIHCDHSDSMGARDSGWIQLYGENAQEAYDNTIQAVRIAEHPGVRLPVMVCQDGFVISHSLMNLEVLPDEAVAAFLGEFCPRYPLLDAEHPVTYGALALQDSYFEARRQLADAMGHAPAVILEVGKEYGRLSGREYGFFEAHRLEDAEVAVVAIGSAAGSARAVADSLRAGGIKAGVLKVRVFRPWPWQEIGDALGSAQVVGVMDRADSLSNLGGPLFGEVRSALYDRARRPLTVDYIYGLGGRDVSLEDIEGVFRDLLRIKDEGPAAQAVTYLGVRE, encoded by the coding sequence ATGGCCGTGCAAACAGTGACCCAGCAGAAGGTAGCCCTGACCGGTAACGAGGCGGTAGCCATGGCCATGAAGCAGATCAACCCCGACGTGGTGGCCGCCTATCCCATCACCCCGCAAACCGATATCGTGCAGTACTTTTCCACCTTCGTGGCCGATGGCAAAGTGAAGACGGAGTTCGTCACCGTGGAGAGCGAGCACTCGGCCATGTCCGCCTGCGTGGGATCCTGCGCGGCGGGGGCCCGCACCATGACCGCCACCTCCTCGCAGGGGCTGGCCCTGATGTGGGAAGTGCTTTACATCGCCGCCGGCTTCCGGCTCCCCATCGTCATGCCGGTGGTGAACCGGGCCCTGTCCGCTCCCATCAACATCCACTGCGATCACTCCGACTCCATGGGCGCCCGCGACTCGGGGTGGATCCAACTGTACGGCGAAAACGCCCAGGAGGCGTATGACAATACAATCCAGGCCGTGCGTATCGCCGAGCACCCCGGCGTGCGCCTGCCCGTAATGGTCTGCCAGGACGGCTTCGTGATCAGCCACTCCCTCATGAACCTGGAGGTCCTGCCCGATGAGGCCGTGGCCGCCTTCCTGGGGGAGTTCTGTCCCCGCTACCCGCTGCTCGATGCGGAGCACCCCGTCACCTACGGGGCCCTCGCCCTCCAGGATTCCTACTTCGAGGCCCGGCGGCAGCTGGCCGACGCCATGGGTCATGCCCCCGCCGTCATCCTCGAGGTGGGGAAGGAGTATGGCCGCCTGAGCGGGCGTGAGTACGGGTTCTTCGAGGCCCACCGCCTGGAGGATGCCGAGGTGGCCGTGGTGGCCATCGGATCGGCGGCGGGGAGCGCCAGGGCAGTGGCCGACTCCCTGCGCGCCGGCGGCATCAAGGCCGGTGTCCTGAAGGTGCGGGTGTTCCGTCCCTGGCCCTGGCAGGAGATCGGTGACGCCCTGGGGTCGGCTCAGGTGGTAGGAGTAATGGATCGCGCCGACAGCCTTTCCAACCTGGGAGGACCGCTCTTCGGCGAAGTGCGCTCCGCCCTGTACGATCGGGCGCGGCGGCCCCTGACCGTGGACTACATCTACGGGCTGGGCGGCCGGGACGTATCTCTGGAGGACATCGAAGGGGTATTCCGCGACCTCCTGCGCATCAAGGACGAGGGCCCTGCCGCCCAAGCGGTGACGTACCTCGGCGTGAGGGAGTGA
- a CDS encoding 4Fe-4S binding protein: MSRQPGPDRLPGWRDMPAGAVITEAGNAARYQTGDWRSVRPEWSQEKCIQCLICWVFCPDGAIIVKDGRIAEFDFEHCKGCGICAQECPPKVKAIKMVPEEEMTEVK, from the coding sequence ATGAGCAGGCAGCCCGGGCCGGACCGGCTCCCCGGGTGGAGAGACATGCCCGCGGGGGCGGTGATCACGGAGGCGGGCAACGCCGCCCGCTACCAGACGGGGGACTGGCGTTCTGTACGTCCGGAGTGGTCCCAGGAAAAGTGCATCCAGTGCCTGATCTGCTGGGTGTTCTGCCCGGACGGGGCCATCATCGTGAAGGACGGCAGAATCGCCGAGTTCGACTTCGAGCACTGCAAGGGGTGCGGCATCTGCGCCCAGGAGTGCCCGCCCAAGGTGAAGGCCATCAAGATGGTCCCCGAAGAGGAAATGACCGAGGTGAAGTGA